In Holophagales bacterium, one DNA window encodes the following:
- a CDS encoding undecaprenyl-diphosphate phosphatase produces MTPIQIVVLALVQAITEFLPISSSGHLILIPRLLGWPDQGLSFDIATNTGTLLAVLLYFRRDLAAVVRDVLGSPAVWRPEAPEGARLGWHLALGTLPAAVVGLAAHHWISTAGRSPVLIAIDLIVYGLLLGLADRIARERRDELSLTATEALLVGTAQALALVPGTSRSGITMTALLLLGLTRPAAARFSFLLAVPIGILAEGKDLLDHLLGNGFEAGALGQMALAVAVSAVAGYGVIAWLLAWLRKRSLRLFVVYRVAFGIALLVWALR; encoded by the coding sequence ATGACCCCGATTCAGATCGTCGTCCTCGCCCTCGTTCAGGCGATCACCGAGTTCCTGCCGATCAGCTCCTCGGGGCACCTCATCCTCATCCCCCGGCTGCTCGGTTGGCCCGATCAGGGGTTGTCGTTCGACATCGCCACGAACACCGGGACCCTGCTCGCCGTGCTCCTCTACTTCCGCCGCGACCTCGCGGCGGTGGTGCGCGACGTCCTGGGGTCCCCGGCGGTGTGGCGGCCGGAGGCCCCCGAGGGCGCACGCCTCGGCTGGCACCTCGCCCTCGGGACTCTCCCGGCCGCGGTGGTCGGACTCGCGGCGCACCACTGGATCTCGACCGCCGGCCGCAGTCCCGTGCTCATCGCGATCGACCTGATCGTCTACGGCCTGTTGCTCGGTCTGGCCGACCGGATCGCCCGCGAGCGCCGCGACGAGCTCTCGCTCACCGCCACCGAGGCGCTCCTGGTCGGCACGGCTCAGGCCCTCGCCCTCGTCCCCGGAACCTCCCGGTCCGGCATCACGATGACGGCGCTGCTCCTGCTCGGCCTGACCCGGCCGGCTGCGGCGCGCTTCTCCTTCCTGCTCGCCGTGCCGATCGGCATCCTCGCCGAGGGCAAGGACCTGCTCGATCATCTGCTGGGCAACGGCTTCGAGGCCGGTGCGCTCGGCCAGATGGCGCTCGCCGTCGCCGTCTCGGCGGTGGCGGGCTACGGCGTCATCGCCTGGCTGCTCGCCTGGCTGCGCAAGCGCTCGCTGCGCCTCTTCGTCGTCTATCGCGTCGCCTTCGGGATCGCGCTGCTCGTCTGGGCGCTGCGCTGA
- the rfbB gene encoding dTDP-glucose 4,6-dehydratase, with translation MFHPDETWIVTGGAGFIGSNFVRRLAARGANGPRVVVFDKLTYAGSLASLDGLIDGERVRFVRGDIADRDAVRALFAAVRPDAVVNFAAESHVDRSIDGPGEFVRTNVNGTFELLEAARHHHAALDVATRERFRFLHVSTDEVYGSLGDEGLFSEETAYAPNSPYAASKAAADHLVRAYVHTYGLPAIVTNCSNNYGPYQFPEKLIPLMVLNALEGKPLPVYGDGGNVRDWIYVGDHCAGIELALSRGRAGEKYNLGGGNERTNLAVIESICAALERLVPASHNPALAAAGVTSYSELRTFVADRPGHDRRYAIDATRARAELGWSPEHDFESGIAATVAWYLEHPGWCAEVSSGRYGRERLGLGTASAGSPTGGTR, from the coding sequence ATGTTCCATCCCGACGAGACCTGGATCGTCACCGGCGGCGCCGGCTTCATCGGCTCGAATTTCGTGCGCCGGCTCGCCGCTCGGGGCGCGAACGGTCCGCGCGTCGTCGTCTTCGACAAGCTCACCTACGCCGGAAGCCTGGCCTCGCTCGACGGCCTGATCGACGGCGAGCGCGTCCGCTTCGTGCGCGGCGACATCGCCGACCGCGACGCCGTGCGCGCCCTCTTCGCCGCGGTGCGACCGGACGCGGTGGTCAACTTCGCCGCCGAGAGCCATGTCGACCGCTCGATCGACGGCCCGGGCGAGTTCGTGCGCACCAACGTGAACGGCACCTTCGAACTGCTCGAAGCGGCCCGGCACCATCACGCCGCGCTCGACGTCGCGACGCGGGAGCGCTTCCGCTTCCTCCACGTCTCGACCGACGAGGTCTACGGCTCGCTCGGTGACGAGGGGCTCTTCTCCGAGGAGACGGCCTACGCCCCGAACTCGCCCTACGCCGCCTCGAAGGCCGCGGCCGACCATCTGGTCCGCGCCTACGTGCACACCTACGGACTGCCGGCGATCGTCACCAACTGCTCGAACAACTACGGCCCGTACCAGTTCCCCGAGAAGCTCATCCCGCTCATGGTGCTCAACGCACTCGAGGGCAAGCCGCTGCCGGTCTACGGCGACGGCGGCAACGTGCGCGACTGGATCTACGTCGGCGACCACTGCGCCGGCATCGAGCTCGCCCTCTCCCGCGGTCGCGCCGGCGAGAAGTACAACCTCGGCGGCGGCAACGAGCGCACCAACCTCGCGGTGATCGAGTCGATCTGCGCCGCCCTGGAACGGCTGGTGCCGGCGAGCCACAACCCGGCCCTCGCCGCCGCCGGGGTGACGAGCTACAGCGAGCTGCGCACCTTCGTCGCCGATCGACCGGGCCACGATCGTCGCTATGCGATCGACGCCACGAGGGCGCGCGCCGAGCTCGGCTGGAGTCCGGAGCACGACTTCGAGAGCGGGATCGCCGCCACCGTCGCCTGGTACCTCGAGCACCCCGGCTGGTGCGCCGAGGTCTCCTCCGGCCGCTACGGCCGCGAGCGCCTCGGCCTCGGGACGGCGTCCGCCGGCTCGCCGACGGGAGGAACGCGATGA
- the rfbA gene encoding glucose-1-phosphate thymidylyltransferase RfbA, producing MKGILLAGGAGTRLHPVTRGVSKQLLAVYDKPMVYHPLSSLMLAGIRDILVITTPEDRDSFVRLLGDGSRFGAHLDYAVQPKPEGLAQAFHIGRAFVGADRVALALGDNIFYGHGFPESLAAAAATERGATVFAYRVRDPERYGVVVLDADGRPVSLEEKPAKPRSHLAVTGLYFYDNRVLDIAADLEPSPRGELEITDVNRAYLALGELHVEVLGRGIAWLDTGTHESLLQASNFIQAIEERQGLKVACLEEIAYRRGWIDAEALAREARALGKSEYGQYLLRLLAEEGAA from the coding sequence ATGAAGGGGATCCTGCTCGCCGGCGGCGCCGGCACCCGCCTCCACCCGGTCACCCGCGGCGTCAGCAAGCAGTTGCTGGCGGTCTACGACAAGCCGATGGTCTACCACCCGCTGTCGAGCCTGATGCTCGCCGGCATCCGCGACATCCTGGTGATCACCACGCCGGAGGACCGCGACTCGTTCGTGCGGCTGCTCGGCGACGGCTCGCGCTTCGGGGCACACCTCGACTACGCCGTGCAGCCGAAGCCCGAGGGGCTCGCCCAGGCGTTCCACATCGGCCGCGCGTTCGTCGGCGCCGATCGCGTGGCGTTGGCGCTCGGCGACAACATCTTCTACGGCCACGGATTCCCGGAGAGCCTGGCCGCCGCCGCGGCCACCGAGCGCGGCGCGACCGTCTTCGCCTACCGCGTGCGCGACCCGGAGCGCTACGGCGTCGTGGTGCTCGACGCGGACGGGCGCCCCGTCTCGCTCGAGGAGAAGCCGGCCAAGCCGCGCTCGCACCTCGCGGTGACCGGCCTCTACTTCTACGACAATCGCGTGCTCGACATCGCCGCCGACCTCGAGCCCTCGCCCCGCGGCGAGCTCGAGATCACCGACGTCAACCGCGCCTACCTCGCGCTCGGCGAGCTCCACGTCGAGGTGCTCGGTCGCGGCATCGCCTGGCTCGACACCGGCACGCACGAGTCGCTGTTGCAGGCCTCGAACTTCATCCAGGCGATCGAGGAGCGGCAGGGACTCAAGGTGGCCTGCCTCGAGGAGATCGCCTACCGCCGCGGCTGGATCGACGCCGAGGCGCTCGCTCGCGAGGCCCGCGCGCTCGGCAAGAGCGAGTACGGCCAGTACCTGCTCCGCCTCCTCGCCGAAGAGGGCGCCGCGTGA
- the rfbC gene encoding dTDP-4-dehydrorhamnose 3,5-epimerase, with the protein MKFTPTEVPEIVLVEPDVFRDERGFFLEVFHERRWAAEAGLTLRLVQDNHSRSRAGTLRGLHAQLRRPQGKLVRCTRGEIFDVGVDIRRGSPTFGRWAGAILSEDNFRLLWVPEGFAHGFCVLSEAAEVQYKVTEFYDPGGEIGIAWNDPRIGIDWPIAAPLLSPRDAAAPRLDEILDRLPVFPAVGVPETAS; encoded by the coding sequence GTGAAGTTCACGCCCACCGAGGTGCCGGAGATCGTCCTCGTCGAGCCCGACGTCTTCCGCGACGAGCGCGGCTTCTTCCTCGAGGTCTTCCACGAGCGGCGCTGGGCCGCCGAGGCGGGGCTGACGCTTCGTCTCGTCCAGGACAACCACTCGCGCTCGCGCGCCGGCACGCTGCGCGGGCTCCACGCCCAGCTTCGCCGGCCGCAGGGCAAGCTCGTGCGCTGCACACGCGGCGAGATCTTCGACGTCGGCGTCGACATCCGGCGCGGCTCGCCGACCTTCGGGCGGTGGGCCGGGGCGATCCTCTCCGAGGACAACTTCCGCCTGCTCTGGGTCCCCGAGGGCTTCGCTCACGGCTTCTGCGTGCTCTCCGAGGCGGCCGAGGTGCAGTACAAGGTGACCGAGTTCTACGATCCGGGCGGCGAGATCGGGATCGCCTGGAACGACCCGCGGATCGGCATCGACTGGCCGATCGCCGCCCCGCTCCTGTCGCCGCGTGACGCCGCAGCACCCCGTCTCGACGAGATCCTCGACCGGCTGCCGGTCTTCCCGGCGGTCGGCGTGCCGGAGACGGCGTCATGA
- a CDS encoding DUF4301 family protein: protein MSLTSRDLATLAAVGISRAEAERQLALLASPPPPARLLRPCRVGDGILRLDAAAAEPLLAAAAEAAAAGRLAKFVPASGAASRMFADLLAFLIDPTAERPQSAAASVAARLDELALRPLLASALTETGKGLDQVLADGDLATLVSTLVSRPGLGLAARPKGLLPFHLYPEGPRTAFVEHLVEGAAYLADRQGRCRLHFTVSPGSDEAFSAELAEAARTLGARLGITFEVDLSHQEPATDTLALDRDGQPFRDADGALLRRPGGHGALLGNLARTRGELVVVKNIDNVLPERAQAEVIHWQRLLVGLAALLTARRDELFHRLGDDAASDAARREAVALLAELGHPDAAVSDRDLPDAAALRARLDRPLRLCGVVANTGEPGGGPFWVAASDGSASRQLVESAQVDLADAEQSALWRSATHFNPVQLVCALDDPAGRRYDLDRFVDPAAVFLARKSEGGRELVALERPGLWNGAMAHWHTVFVEVPVATFAPVKTLLDLARPEHRVLPVPSVGPVASPGGRGYDRSDS from the coding sequence ATGAGCCTGACCTCCCGGGACCTCGCCACCCTCGCCGCCGTCGGGATCTCCCGCGCGGAGGCCGAGCGCCAGCTCGCCCTGCTCGCCTCGCCCCCGCCGCCGGCGCGCCTGCTCCGGCCGTGCCGGGTCGGCGACGGCATCCTGCGGCTCGACGCCGCGGCGGCCGAGCCGCTGCTTGCCGCCGCCGCCGAGGCCGCGGCCGCCGGTCGGCTGGCGAAATTCGTCCCGGCCTCCGGCGCCGCCAGCCGGATGTTCGCCGACCTGCTCGCCTTTCTCATCGACCCGACCGCCGAGCGGCCGCAGAGCGCGGCGGCGAGCGTCGCGGCACGGCTCGACGAGCTCGCTCTGCGCCCGCTGCTCGCCTCGGCCCTGACCGAGACCGGCAAGGGCCTCGACCAGGTGCTCGCCGACGGCGACCTAGCGACGCTGGTCTCCACCCTGGTCTCCCGCCCGGGGCTCGGCCTCGCCGCCCGGCCCAAGGGGTTGCTGCCGTTCCACCTCTACCCGGAAGGGCCACGCACCGCCTTCGTCGAGCATCTCGTCGAGGGCGCCGCCTACCTTGCCGATCGCCAGGGCCGGTGCCGCCTGCACTTCACCGTCTCGCCGGGCAGCGACGAGGCCTTTTCCGCCGAGTTGGCCGAGGCCGCTCGCACGCTCGGGGCGCGGCTCGGCATCACCTTCGAGGTCGACCTCTCGCACCAGGAGCCGGCGACCGACACGCTCGCGCTCGATCGCGACGGCCAGCCGTTCCGGGACGCCGACGGCGCCCTGCTGCGCCGCCCGGGAGGGCATGGCGCGTTGCTCGGCAACCTGGCGCGCACGCGCGGCGAGCTCGTCGTGGTGAAGAACATCGACAACGTCCTGCCCGAACGGGCGCAGGCCGAGGTGATCCACTGGCAGCGGCTGCTCGTCGGGCTCGCCGCCTTGCTCACCGCGCGCCGCGACGAGCTCTTCCACCGGCTGGGCGACGACGCGGCCAGTGACGCCGCCCGCCGCGAGGCGGTCGCCCTGCTCGCCGAGCTCGGCCACCCCGACGCGGCCGTTTCCGACCGCGACCTGCCGGACGCCGCCGCGCTCCGCGCCCGGCTCGACCGTCCGCTGCGCCTCTGCGGTGTCGTCGCCAACACCGGGGAGCCCGGGGGCGGACCGTTCTGGGTCGCCGCGTCCGACGGCTCGGCGAGCCGCCAGCTCGTCGAATCGGCGCAGGTCGACCTCGCCGATGCCGAGCAGTCGGCGCTCTGGCGCTCGGCCACCCATTTCAACCCGGTGCAGCTCGTCTGTGCGCTCGACGACCCGGCCGGGCGCCGCTACGACCTCGACCGCTTCGTCGATCCCGCAGCCGTCTTCCTCGCCCGCAAGAGCGAGGGCGGGCGCGAGCTCGTGGCGCTCGAGCGCCCCGGCCTCTGGAACGGTGCGATGGCCCACTGGCACACCGTCTTCGTCGAAGTACCCGTGGCGACGTTCGCCCCGGTCAAGACGCTCCTCGACCTGGCGCGTCCCGAGCATCGCGTCCTTCCCGTCCCATCCGTCGGGCCGGTTGCAAGCCCCGGAGGCCGGGGCTACGATCGCTCGGACTCCTAA
- a CDS encoding Re/Si-specific NAD(P)(+) transhydrogenase subunit alpha, translating into MLNVFVPKESRPGERRVAASPDSVKRMVKAGLAVHLESGAGDAAGLLDEAFVKVGARIAADPGEMWRSADVVLKVAPLGANHALGINEIEALKPGAVLIGFLDPFNLAVVRRYTERRTTTLSMELIPRITRAQEMDALSSQASIAGYRAVLLAATRVGKYFPLMTTAAGTIPPARVVVLGAGVAGLQAIATAKRLGSVVEVSDVRPAVKEQVESLGGRFIDLTIGESGEGAGGYAKELSADALAQQREILTRHLAQADVVITTAQVPGKSAPILITKAMLEAMKPGAVLVDLAAERGGNCEVTRADEEVVHRGVLVLGPTNLAAGMATDASILFARNVVSLLLHFVKEGELRIDVADEILREALLTHQGQVVNPAVLARVQAG; encoded by the coding sequence ATGCTCAACGTCTTCGTCCCCAAGGAAAGCCGCCCTGGCGAGCGCCGCGTCGCCGCCTCCCCCGACAGCGTCAAGCGGATGGTCAAGGCCGGGTTGGCCGTCCATCTCGAATCCGGTGCCGGCGACGCCGCCGGCCTGCTCGACGAGGCCTTCGTCAAGGTCGGTGCCCGCATCGCCGCCGATCCGGGAGAGATGTGGCGCAGCGCCGACGTGGTGCTGAAGGTCGCCCCGCTCGGCGCCAACCACGCCCTGGGGATCAACGAGATCGAGGCGCTCAAGCCGGGAGCCGTGCTGATCGGCTTCCTCGACCCGTTCAACCTGGCCGTGGTGCGCCGCTACACCGAGCGCCGCACGACGACGCTCTCGATGGAGCTGATCCCGCGCATCACCCGCGCCCAGGAGATGGACGCGCTCTCGTCGCAGGCCTCGATCGCCGGCTACCGCGCCGTGCTGCTCGCTGCCACCCGGGTCGGCAAGTACTTCCCGTTGATGACGACCGCCGCCGGCACCATCCCGCCGGCGCGCGTCGTCGTGCTCGGCGCCGGCGTCGCCGGGTTGCAGGCCATCGCGACCGCCAAGCGGCTCGGCTCGGTGGTCGAGGTCTCGGACGTCCGTCCGGCGGTCAAGGAGCAGGTCGAGTCGCTCGGCGGCCGCTTCATCGACCTGACGATCGGCGAGTCCGGCGAAGGCGCCGGCGGCTACGCCAAGGAGCTTTCGGCCGACGCCCTGGCCCAGCAGCGCGAGATCCTCACCCGCCACCTGGCGCAGGCCGACGTCGTCATCACCACCGCCCAGGTGCCCGGCAAGTCCGCGCCGATCCTCATCACCAAGGCGATGCTCGAGGCGATGAAGCCGGGCGCGGTGCTGGTCGACCTCGCCGCCGAGCGCGGCGGCAACTGCGAAGTGACCCGCGCCGACGAGGAGGTCGTCCACCGCGGCGTCCTGGTGCTCGGGCCGACCAACCTCGCCGCCGGCATGGCCACCGACGCCAGCATTCTCTTCGCCCGCAACGTCGTCAGCCTGCTGCTCCACTTCGTCAAGGAAGGCGAGCTGCGGATCGACGTCGCCGACGAGATCCTGCGCGAGGCGCTGCTCACCCACCAGGGCCAGGTCGTCAACCCGGCCGTCCTGGCACGCGTGCAGGCCGGCTAG
- a CDS encoding CBS domain-containing protein: MGEHDVRELDAERLRDFTRRLLADLRALELLLEHGFIEKGVRRIGAEQELFLVDKRWRPAPLAVEMMEQIGDDHYTTELARFNLEFNTDPMTFGGDCLRRMERQMNELLAKGREAADALGIELAMIGILPTLEKSDLSLANMTPKPRYFALNDAMKRLRGSDYEFYIKGLDELIVSHDSVMVEACNTSFQAHYQVGPDEFVELYNLTQALAAPVLAGACNSPLLFGKRLWRETRIALFQQSVDHRAATPHLREQAPRVSFGRHWVDGSVLEIFREDIARFRVLLSAEIDEDPFAMIRANQIPNLKALRLHNGTIYRWTRPCYGILGDKAHLRIENRILPAGPSILDEVANAAFWFGLLAGGSRHYGDIRRELDFDAAQENFMAAARLGMRAQLTWPGRANVSAIDLILEELLPLAREGLKTKEIASEDIDRYLGVIEERVRTKRSGSQWQLDSLAAMKDQGLKAERLAAITAGAVARQKQGDPGHLWPVARLEEAGGWEKHFSRVEQFMTTDLFTVGPEDVIDLVAAVMDWKRIRYVPVEDAHHHLLGLVTHRQLLRLISQPGKGPGATVPVQEVMKRDVQVATPEMSALEAIRLMRQHRVGCLPVVQEEKLVGIVTENDFLGVAGQLLEDELSH, encoded by the coding sequence ATGGGCGAACACGACGTCCGCGAGCTCGACGCCGAGCGGCTGCGCGATTTCACGCGCCGACTGCTCGCCGATCTGCGCGCCCTCGAGCTGCTGCTCGAACACGGGTTCATCGAGAAGGGCGTGCGCCGCATCGGCGCCGAGCAGGAGCTCTTCCTGGTCGACAAGCGGTGGCGCCCGGCGCCGCTCGCCGTCGAGATGATGGAGCAGATCGGCGACGACCACTACACGACCGAGCTCGCCCGCTTCAACCTCGAGTTCAACACCGACCCGATGACGTTCGGCGGCGACTGTCTGCGCCGCATGGAACGCCAGATGAACGAGCTCCTCGCCAAGGGGCGCGAGGCAGCCGACGCCCTGGGCATCGAGCTGGCGATGATCGGCATCCTGCCGACGCTCGAGAAGTCCGACCTCTCGCTCGCCAACATGACGCCGAAGCCGCGCTACTTCGCGCTCAACGACGCGATGAAGCGGCTGCGCGGCAGCGACTACGAGTTCTACATCAAGGGCCTCGACGAGCTGATCGTCAGCCACGACTCGGTGATGGTCGAGGCCTGCAACACCAGCTTCCAGGCGCACTACCAGGTCGGCCCGGACGAGTTCGTCGAGCTCTACAACCTCACCCAGGCGCTCGCCGCCCCGGTGCTCGCCGGCGCCTGCAACTCGCCGCTCCTCTTCGGCAAGCGGCTCTGGCGCGAGACCCGCATCGCCCTCTTCCAGCAGTCGGTCGACCACCGGGCGGCAACCCCGCACCTGCGCGAGCAGGCGCCGCGCGTCTCCTTCGGCCGGCACTGGGTCGACGGCTCGGTGCTCGAGATCTTCCGCGAGGACATCGCCCGCTTCCGCGTGCTGCTCTCGGCCGAGATCGACGAAGACCCGTTCGCCATGATCCGCGCCAACCAGATCCCCAATCTCAAGGCGCTGCGGCTGCACAACGGGACGATCTACCGCTGGACGCGACCCTGCTACGGCATCCTCGGCGACAAGGCGCACCTGCGGATCGAGAACCGCATCCTGCCCGCCGGCCCGAGCATCCTCGACGAGGTGGCCAACGCCGCCTTCTGGTTCGGTCTGCTCGCCGGCGGCAGCCGCCACTACGGCGACATCCGCCGCGAGCTCGATTTCGACGCCGCGCAGGAGAACTTCATGGCGGCGGCACGGCTGGGGATGCGCGCCCAGCTCACCTGGCCGGGGCGCGCCAACGTCTCGGCGATCGACCTCATCCTCGAGGAGCTGCTGCCGCTCGCCCGCGAAGGGCTGAAGACGAAGGAGATCGCGAGCGAGGACATCGACCGCTATCTCGGCGTGATCGAGGAGCGGGTCCGGACCAAGCGCAGCGGCTCGCAGTGGCAGCTCGACTCGCTCGCCGCGATGAAGGACCAGGGGCTCAAGGCCGAGCGGCTGGCGGCCATCACTGCCGGCGCCGTGGCGCGGCAGAAGCAGGGCGATCCGGGTCACCTCTGGCCGGTCGCGCGTCTGGAAGAGGCGGGCGGCTGGGAGAAGCACTTCTCGCGCGTCGAGCAGTTCATGACCACCGACCTCTTCACCGTCGGCCCCGAGGACGTCATCGACCTCGTCGCCGCGGTGATGGACTGGAAGCGCATCCGCTACGTGCCGGTCGAGGACGCGCACCATCACCTGCTCGGCCTGGTGACCCACCGCCAGCTCCTGCGCCTGATCTCGCAGCCCGGCAAGGGACCGGGGGCCACCGTGCCGGTGCAGGAGGTGATGAAGCGCGACGTGCAGGTAGCGACGCCCGAGATGTCGGCGCTCGAGGCCATCCGGCTGATGCGGCAGCACCGCGTCGGCTGCCTGCCCGTGGTGCAGGAGGAGAAGCTCGTCGGCATCGTCACCGAGAACGACTTCCTCGGCGTCGCCGGCCAGTTGCTCGAGGACGAGCTGAGCCACTGA
- the ggt gene encoding gamma-glutamyltransferase, giving the protein MSSRPSSPRFPFRRVVAGVLVAAAPLLLASTLLAADPPAPHGRGGAVASDEPLATEVGLAILRDGGNAVDAAVATALALAVVHPEAGNLLGGGFAVVRVGGELAALDFRETGPAAATATMYLDARGQPRPGASTVGPLAAGVPGTPTGLAELHRRFGKLAWGAVVAPAERLARGGFALSRRTARSLERSRELLARFPSASEVWLPGGAPLAAGSAVQLPALADTLADYARRGAVALTEGPRAAAIVAASSRQGGILTATDLAAYRPAWREPLRFERLGWSFVTMPLPSSGGIVLGEALALLERTGWTQEPHGGAERAHRFAEAYRRAFADRFLLGDPASTRANVAELLAPDWLDRRAAGVDRQRATPSALVQPYPQAAPVTAPAPGAPASESGREPTETTHLSVVDGDGNLVALTTTLNELFGCGLFVAEVGAFLNNEMDDFTAAPGRPNTYGIIQGEANRVAAGHRMLSSMSPTLALHGSEAIVLGGRGGSRIATATAQVLLSLLVDGDELQAAVDRPRLHHQWLPDRLEAETDALSPETRADLERRGHALVPATSTAKVNAVRLLPDGTLTAAADPRGPGGAGVVRPLP; this is encoded by the coding sequence GTGAGCTCGCGACCCTCCTCTCCGAGATTCCCCTTCCGCCGCGTCGTCGCCGGCGTCCTCGTCGCCGCCGCACCGCTCCTTCTCGCCTCCACGCTCCTCGCCGCGGATCCTCCGGCACCGCACGGTCGCGGCGGCGCGGTGGCCTCCGACGAACCCCTCGCCACGGAGGTCGGCCTCGCCATCCTGCGTGACGGCGGCAACGCGGTCGACGCCGCCGTGGCGACCGCCCTGGCGCTCGCGGTGGTGCACCCGGAGGCCGGCAACCTGCTCGGTGGCGGCTTCGCGGTGGTGCGCGTCGGCGGCGAGCTCGCGGCGCTCGACTTCCGCGAGACCGGCCCCGCGGCGGCCACGGCGACGATGTACCTCGACGCGCGCGGCCAGCCGCGCCCGGGAGCCTCGACCGTCGGGCCGCTCGCCGCGGGGGTGCCCGGCACGCCAACCGGTCTCGCCGAGCTCCACCGGCGCTTCGGAAAGCTCGCCTGGGGCGCCGTGGTCGCTCCCGCCGAGCGGCTGGCCCGCGGCGGGTTCGCGCTCAGCCGCCGCACCGCGCGCTCGCTCGAGAGGAGCCGCGAGCTGCTCGCCCGCTTCCCCAGCGCCAGCGAGGTCTGGCTGCCGGGCGGCGCGCCGCTCGCCGCGGGGAGCGCCGTGCAGCTCCCCGCGCTTGCCGACACGCTCGCCGACTACGCGCGACGCGGCGCGGTCGCGCTCACCGAAGGACCGCGCGCCGCGGCGATCGTGGCCGCGTCCTCGCGACAGGGCGGCATCCTCACCGCGACCGATCTCGCCGCGTACCGCCCGGCCTGGCGCGAGCCGTTGCGCTTCGAGCGGCTCGGCTGGTCGTTCGTCACCATGCCGCTCCCCTCCTCCGGCGGCATCGTCCTCGGCGAGGCGCTCGCGCTGCTCGAACGTACCGGCTGGACGCAGGAGCCGCACGGCGGCGCCGAGCGCGCCCACCGCTTCGCCGAGGCCTACCGCCGCGCCTTCGCCGATCGCTTCCTGCTCGGCGACCCGGCGAGCACGCGGGCGAACGTCGCCGAGCTGCTCGCTCCCGACTGGCTCGACCGTCGCGCCGCCGGCGTCGACCGCCAGCGGGCGACGCCCTCGGCGCTCGTCCAGCCCTACCCCCAAGCCGCACCGGTCACGGCACCGGCGCCGGGAGCGCCGGCGAGCGAGAGCGGGCGCGAGCCGACGGAGACGACGCACCTCTCGGTCGTCGACGGCGACGGCAACCTCGTCGCGCTCACCACGACGCTCAACGAGCTCTTCGGCTGCGGGCTCTTCGTCGCCGAGGTCGGAGCGTTCCTCAACAACGAGATGGACGACTTCACCGCCGCTCCGGGCCGCCCGAACACCTACGGCATCATCCAGGGCGAGGCCAACCGCGTCGCCGCCGGGCACCGCATGCTCTCGTCGATGAGCCCGACGCTGGCGCTCCACGGCAGCGAAGCGATCGTCCTCGGCGGCCGCGGCGGCTCGCGCATCGCCACCGCCACCGCGCAGGTGCTGCTCTCGCTCCTCGTCGACGGCGACGAGCTCCAGGCCGCGGTCGACCGCCCGCGCCTGCACCACCAGTGGCTCCCCGACCGCCTCGAAGCGGAGACCGACGCCCTCTCCCCCGAAACCCGCGCCGACCTCGAACGCCGCGGCCACGCCCTCGTCCCCGCCACCTCGACCGCCAAAGTCAACGCCGTCCGCCTCCTCCCCGACGGCACCCTCACCGCCGCCGCCGACCCCCGCGGCCCCGGCGGCGCCGGCGTCGTGCGGCCGTTGCCCTGA
- a CDS encoding nucleotidyltransferase domain-containing protein, which translates to MPELRALCARFGVARLRLFGSAAMGGFDPATSDLDFLVELGPVEGMSRFQQFMGLKLALQDLFGRPVDLISARAVRGPAFRHSLESASIDLYAA; encoded by the coding sequence ATGCCCGAGCTCCGAGCCCTCTGCGCTCGGTTCGGCGTGGCGAGGCTGCGGCTCTTCGGGTCGGCGGCCATGGGCGGATTCGACCCCGCGACCAGCGACCTGGATTTCCTCGTCGAGCTGGGGCCGGTCGAAGGCATGAGCCGCTTCCAGCAGTTCATGGGGTTGAAGCTCGCGCTGCAGGATCTGTTTGGAAGGCCGGTGGACCTCATCTCCGCCCGAGCCGTTCGCGGCCCCGCGTTCCGCCACTCGCTCGAAAGCGCGTCGATCGATCTCTATGCTGCCTGA